From Cenarchaeum symbiont of Oopsacas minuta, the proteins below share one genomic window:
- a CDS encoding putative membrane protein: MNMEKCHSSLWLLMPIIFGLIGGIIAYFVLRKDDPKLAKNCIYLGFALFGFGLVIMTIFGSATTVVLDEYDIHA; the protein is encoded by the coding sequence ATGAACATGGAAAAATGCCATAGTTCATTGTGGTTGTTGATGCCGATAATATTTGGGTTAATTGGAGGCATTATCGCATATTTTGTATTACGCAAGGATGATCCAAAGTTGGCCAAAAATTGCATATATCTTGGATTTGCACTATTTGGATTTGGTCTTGTCATAATGACGATATTTGGCTCTGCGACCACTGTTGTACTTGACGAGTATGACATACATGCATAA